A window of Mytilus edulis chromosome 10, xbMytEdul2.2, whole genome shotgun sequence contains these coding sequences:
- the LOC139491477 gene encoding uncharacterized protein, with product MATAMLQTKESRTRLARILLVVSDVYPEIMQELLLNSIPPRTLFNMIQNDKKMKDNLNSKEQKIVQDMNQNGYADVDVTFAYKLLKYFNLVPTPTQNWGREPRSCDLSVSDDVERIHHWRNSVCHRASKEVSETELQKYFTDCIEVGRRFDKEFHKQLNFGYFSKISALQTQSIDAETEAKYTNALEEICELKLKLRHTMKNDKTLNIYYATDFESLMQETNEMGQNEGEVAATIVIHGCDNEEEITEKINNLKENLNTGRYTIKLNSASYGSILLYISIQTKMLKYRKSILAEVTGFIEDILDLSGVDDDVTATLRLFDVILDKDDCTQSSTRQNEWLSSYVTEPGMQTKPIRLEVGIQSKTLQSSTSLQENVIGFVTDVLETANANVITQDQRIIDVILQGEHTDFHRKGNIYKPCDDCSNVQPRISTYGCSTCRKFYCHACYDIHTQSSIHHKVFQNIDVYPFTCLIHQNECISSFCSYHDQLCCSSCVCTFHPKCKMVDISECKGFNSSFESDLQQRLQDSKDAQVDIVERMSEHNSHLTTSHHQILSRILGIKNILTQRLCDLENTAEEKLLEIVNDNKSLSNELLSRNSTLKQFDLDIEFNKSKHWIEGGHKFVLLKLIEKHLANEEIYLDSVRNKLQVSTIKLQDDNIDAVLSSFGQISLVQEKVTLPSLRKIKQSQAPVLRQRSSIAISLISKLMASDYNEGAKISAGLFLLDGKILLKDSVYNCLYICQADGSFYEQINLENWPADITVVNENLVAVALWENGIQIVDVNTSQIQHNREIGFVSGLSSYKEMLVIILDGHLFRTDLNGNIIKVLDRTCAAISVSVDEEGKIYYTDETSICCIDWDGGPISKRTLKNLAPEYMCVNKYGEVFALNTTENSVYKLSKTLKQYKVILGHDNDIKQPRGLAYNDNDDRLMVINDDGASVEIFQLN from the exons ATGGCAACAGCGATGTTACAAACTAAAGAGTCAAGAACCAGACTGGCACGTATATTATTAGTTGTATCCGATGTGTATCCAGAAATAATGCAAGAACTTCTGCTGAATAGTATTCCACCACGAACACTTTTCAATATGATTCAAAACGACAAAAAAATGAAGGACAATCTGAATTCAAAGGAACAAAAGATAGTTCAAGACATGAATCAAAATGGATATGCTGACGTTGATGTGACATTTGCTTATAAATTACTTAAATATTTCAATCTTGTACCAACCCCAACACAGAATTGGGGACGAGAACCTAGGTCATGTGATTTATCAGTCAGTGATGACGTAGAAAGAATTCATCATTGGCGTAATAGTGTATGCCATAGAGCTTCAAAAGAAGTTTCAGAAACAGAATTGCAAAAGTATTTTACAGACTGCATTGAAGTTGGAAGACGTTTCGATAAGGAATTTCACAAACAGTTGAATTTTGGTTATTTCTCAAAAATATCGGCATTACAAACACAATCGATTGACGCAGAAACAGAAGCAAAATATACAAATGCACTTGAAGAAATTTGCGAGTTGAAAT TGAAACTAAGGCATACAATGAAGAATGATAAAACACTGAATATTTACTATGCGACAGATTTTGAAAGTTTGATGCAGGAAACAAATGAAATGGGTc AAAACGAAGGTGAAGTTGCAGCAACAATAGTAATACATGGTTGTGACAATGAAGAAGAGataacagaaaaaataaataatctgaaagaaaatttgaaTACTGGAAGATATACAATTAAGCTGAACAGTGCGTCATATGGAAGCATATTATTATACATCTCAATCcaaacaaaaatgttgaaatacaGAAAAAGTATTTTGGCCGAAGTTACTGGATTTATAGAAGACATATTGGACCTTTCCGGTGTGGACGATGACGTAACAGCTACACTACGTCTTTTTGATGTCATTTTAGATAAAG ACGATTGTACCCAAAGTTCAACTAGACAGAATGAATGGCTATCATCGTATGTTACAGAACCAGGAATGCAGACGAAACCAATACGATTAGAAGTAGGAATACAATCAAAAACATTACAGTCATCGACATCCTTGCAGGAAAATGTAATTGGCTTCGTCACGGATGTTTTAGAAACAGCAAATGCAAATGTCATTACACAGGATCAACGTATCATCGATGTCATCTTACAAGGAGAACATACGG ATTTTCATCGGAAAGGAAATATTTACAAACCTTGCGACGATTGTTCAAACGTACAACCTCGAATCTCAACATATGGTTGTTCAACGTGTAGAAAATTCTACTGCCACGCGTGCTATGATATACACACTCAATCCAGTATACACCACAAGGTTTTTCAAAACATCGATGTCTATCCATTTACATGTCTGATTCACCAGAACGAATGCATCTCGTCATTTTGCAGTTATCATGATCAACTCTGCTGTAGTTCTTGTGTTTGTACATTTCACCCAAAATGCAAAATGGTCGATATTTCTGAATGTAAAGGTTTCAATTCCTCTTTCGAATCAGACCTTCAACAGAGATTACAAGATTCAAAAGACGCCCAAGTAGATATTGTCGAAAGAATGTCCGAACATAATTCACATCTGACAACAAGTCATCACCAAATTTTATCTAGGATACTtggaattaaaaatattttaactcaGCGACTTTGTGATTTAGAAAATACAGCAGAAGAAAAGTTATTGGAAATAGTTAATGATAACAAAAGCCTCTCGAACGAATTACTTAGTAGAAATAGCACTTTGAAGCAATTTGATCTTGACATTGAATTCAATAAATCCAAACATTGGATTGAAGGTGGACATAAATTTGTCCTATTAAAGCTTATTGAAAAACATTTGGCAAATGAGGAAATATATTTAGACTCCGTCCGTAATAAACTGCAAGTGTCAACTATCAAATTACAAGACGACAACATTGATGCTGTGCTATCGTCATTCGGACAGATATCATTAGTTCAAGAAAAAGTCACTTTACCCTCTCTtaggaaaataaaacaaagtcAGGCACCCGTACTACGACAAAGGAGCTCAATAGCAATTTCATTGATATCAAAACTTATGGCATCTGATTATAATGAAGGAGCAAAAATTTCTGCTGGACTTTTCTTGCTAGATGGAAAGATACTGCTGAAAGATTCCGTATATAACTGTTTATACATTTGTCAAGCAGATGGTAGCTTTTATGAACAGATCAATTTAGAAAACTGGCCCGCTGATATTACAGTAGTCAATGAAAATTTAGTAGCTGTTGCTTTATGGGAGAATGGAATACAGATTGTTGATGTGAATACATCACAAATACAACATAATCGCGAGATTGGATTTGTGTCCGGCCTTTCCAGTTATAAGGAAATGCTTGTCATTATATTAGATGGTCATCTATTTCGAACGGACTTAAATGGTAACATCATAAAAGTTTTAGATAGAACATGTGCTGCAATTTCCGTAAGTGTAGACGAGGAAGGAAAAATATACTACACTGATGAAACCAGTATTTGCTGCATTGATTGGGACGGTGGACCAATATCTAAAAGAACATTAAAAAATCTAGCTCCAGAATATATGTGCGTTAATAAATACGGAGAGGTGTTTGCACTAAATACAACTGAAAATAGTGTCTATAAATTGTCAAAAACGCTCAAACAATATAAAGTCATCTTAGGCCATGACAATGACATTAAACAGCCTAGAGGATTAGCATATAATGACAACGATGACCGTTTGATGGTCATTAATG
- the LOC139491479 gene encoding leucine-rich repeat-containing G-protein coupled receptor 4-like — MRYIYRKCFFILLASCCICSSNACPTSCYCQAVSEGGNVDCNTKGLNIVPTNIPTYVKKLYLYSNSIKDVNREVFSDLTNLEILQLGDNVIGNLDSSFFENLDKLTNLHLQQNNITTLPVNVFSNLKSLQVLYLYENSIQEYDTDVFKGLHQLRELYLQNNRISNLTTNVFVDLQLMEILDVSQNQLQSLPSTVFSNLISLRILYIYSNFITTISEHTFWNLDNLEQIDIYDNKISTIENTSFGDLPALTKIQLHYNLITCDCYVRWFRDWLLSRPTLGTAYATCKTSGIYITDVTDDTFEECNGKKPCPSGWTGQNCDVDIEPPNMFDCPANMTVFTSELTKTVEWSVPEFIDPNNESLEVFKNYQEAKWTFPWGDFNVSY; from the exons ATGAGATATATTTACCGGAAATGTTTCTTTATACTGCTGGCCAGCTGTTGCATTTGTTCAAGCAATGCATGTCCGACTTCTTGTTATTGTCAAGCTGTGTCAGAGGGAGGAAATGTAGACTGTAACACAAAGGGACTAAATATAGTGCCAACAAATATTCCAACTTATGTTAAGAAACT ATATTTATACAGTAATTCAATAAAAGACGTCAACAGAGAAGTGTTTTCTGACCTAACGAATTTGGAAATATT ACAGTTAGGTGATAATGTGATTGGAAACCTTGACAGTAGTTTCTTTGAAAACTTAGATAAATTAACAAATTT GCatttacaacaaaacaatatAACAACGCTCCCAGTAAATGTTTTCTCAAACCTGAAGTCGTTGCAAGTTCT ATACCTATATGAAAATTCCATACAGGAATATGATACAGATGTGTTCAAGGGTCTTCATCAGCTTCGGGAATT ATATCTTCAAAATAATAGGATATCAAACCTAACGACCAATGTTTTCGTCGACCTTCAATTGATGGAGATATT GGACGTTTCACAAAACCAATTACAGAGTCTACCATCAACTGTATTTTCGAACCTCATATCGTTACGAATCTT ATACATTTACAGTAACTTTATAACAACAATAAGTGAACATACATTTTGGAATCTGGATAACCTTGAACAAAT AGATATCTATGACAACAAAATATCAACAATTGAAAATACCTCATTTGGAGATCTTCCAGCTCTGacaaaaat TCAATTGCATTATAACTTGATCACCTGTGATTGTTATGTACGGTGGTTTCGTGATTGGTTACTATCACGACCTACCTTAGGAACAGCTTATGCCACATGCAAAACTTCTGGAATATATATAACAGATGTGACTGATGATACTTTTGAAGAATGCAACG GTAAAAAGCCTTGCCCAAGTGGATGGACTGGTCAAAATTGTGATGTAG ATATTGAGCCTCCAAATATGTTTGATTGTCCAGCCAATATGACTGTTTTCACGTCAGAATTGACAAAGACTGTAGAATGGTCTGTACCGGAGTTTATCGATCCAAACAATGAATCTTTGGAGGTGTTCAAAAATTATCAAGAAGCAAAATGGACTTTTCCTTGGGGGGATTTTAATGTCAGTTATTGA